Proteins from one Campylobacter concisus genomic window:
- a CDS encoding C69 family dipeptidase, with product MKGKILASIVAMSAILGTSSLACTTILVGDKASNDGSMLVARSADSKAIKAQVFLIHPAKKNQIGMHSSKAHDGANDFTYPLPKDGMRYTTIANSHTKLHGAVGYNEAGVGLSGTETIYAKDELLKIDPYNEESGITEDDIPDVLLPRMKSAKEGVKLLGEIVETKGAGEGFGVVFIDANELWYFETGTGHKWIATKIAPDEYFVTANQGRLQNYKENDPNFMGAKDVIKFAIDNKTYDPAKDSEFNFTKAYTRDDERDVTYNYPRVCWVQSMFNPSLKQDFADGQKFPVFLKPEKKLSVEDLKAAMRAHYNGTPFDNYTSKDEDKKNVYRAISVFRTYESHVMQVRPWLPKEIGRVTYVALGMADLSVYLPYYEGLDGFIKGYSDGSYDADDTSIYWVYRKLQTLVMTDYEKYSPVVKEAYAKFEKELAVKQAKFEDEYVKLYKKDKKKANKLLNEFSQKTMQEAKDLTGELTNKVFTMLTADMDAKLKSLNKGKKD from the coding sequence ATGAAAGGTAAAATTCTTGCATCAATCGTTGCTATGAGTGCGATTTTGGGCACAAGTAGCTTGGCATGCACTACTATTTTAGTAGGAGATAAAGCTTCAAATGACGGCTCCATGCTGGTCGCTAGGAGCGCAGATAGCAAGGCTATAAAAGCTCAAGTCTTTTTGATCCATCCAGCAAAAAAGAATCAAATTGGTATGCATAGCTCAAAGGCACATGACGGCGCAAATGACTTTACATATCCACTTCCAAAAGATGGCATGAGATACACAACCATCGCAAACTCTCATACAAAACTTCACGGAGCTGTCGGCTACAATGAAGCTGGCGTTGGACTAAGTGGCACCGAGACCATCTATGCAAAAGATGAGCTTTTAAAGATCGACCCATATAACGAAGAGAGTGGCATCACCGAGGATGACATCCCAGACGTGCTTTTGCCACGTATGAAGAGTGCAAAAGAGGGCGTTAAGCTTCTTGGTGAGATAGTGGAGACTAAGGGCGCTGGAGAGGGCTTTGGCGTAGTATTTATCGACGCAAACGAGCTTTGGTACTTTGAGACTGGTACAGGCCACAAATGGATCGCTACAAAGATCGCTCCAGATGAGTATTTCGTTACTGCAAACCAAGGCAGACTTCAAAACTATAAAGAGAATGATCCAAATTTCATGGGAGCAAAAGACGTCATTAAATTTGCGATCGATAACAAGACTTATGACCCTGCAAAAGATAGCGAATTTAACTTTACAAAGGCTTATACAAGGGATGATGAGAGAGATGTGACTTACAACTACCCACGCGTTTGCTGGGTGCAAAGCATGTTTAACCCAAGCTTAAAACAAGACTTCGCCGATGGTCAGAAATTCCCAGTATTTTTAAAACCAGAGAAAAAACTAAGTGTTGAAGATCTAAAAGCTGCGATGAGGGCCCACTACAACGGCACCCCGTTTGATAACTACACCAGCAAAGATGAAGATAAGAAAAACGTCTACCGCGCTATAAGTGTCTTTAGAACATACGAGTCTCACGTCATGCAGGTGCGCCCATGGCTACCAAAAGAGATCGGCCGTGTGACTTACGTAGCTCTTGGCATGGCTGATCTTAGCGTTTATTTGCCGTATTACGAGGGACTTGATGGCTTTATAAAAGGCTACTCAGATGGCTCATACGACGCTGATGACACCTCAATATACTGGGTTTATAGAAAGCTTCAAACCCTTGTGATGACTGACTATGAGAAGTATTCGCCAGTGGTAAAAGAGGCCTACGCTAAATTTGAAAAAGAGTTGGCGGTAAAACAGGCTAAATTTGAAGATGAGTACGTAAAACTTTACAAAAAAGATAAGAAAAAAGCAAACAAACTCTTAAATGAATTTAGCCAAAAGACTATGCAAGAGGCTAAGGATCTAACCGGGGAGCTTACAAACAAGGTCTTTACTATGCTTACAGCTGATATGGACGCTAAGCTAAAATCCCTAAATAAAGGCAAAAAAGACTAA
- the rpmI gene encoding 50S ribosomal protein L35, with product MPKMKTVRGAAKRFKVGKNKIKRGSAFRSHILTKKPTKRMRDLRGPHYVDSTNVSAVRKMLGV from the coding sequence ATGCCAAAGATGAAAACCGTTCGCGGTGCTGCTAAGCGCTTTAAAGTAGGTAAAAATAAGATAAAAAGAGGCTCTGCTTTCAGAAGCCACATCTTAACAAAAAAACCTACTAAGCGTATGAGAGACCTTCGTGGCCCACACTACGTGGATAGCACAAACGTCTCAGCCGTTCGCAAAATGCTCGGCGTATAA
- a CDS encoding hydroxymethylpyrimidine/phosphomethylpyrimidine kinase, with protein sequence MKKILIIAGSCNSGTAGLQADIKTCARLNCYSATAVTSLVAETTDAVKSVVCLEPSFVKDQLNTLAEEFSFDAIKIGMLFSEEIMEVVREFLLTQNTKVVLDPVCVSKSGHKLIKDSAVAKLKELMSLATVTTPNLDEANVLFGDDYKDLPCDVIVKKHISEDSSIDTLYKKDGSLRNFKTPLVNPLVMSGTGCSFSTALACFLAKGKSLEESIQLSKEYICSIIKESIDTKLGKNRLLWHGAK encoded by the coding sequence ATGAAAAAAATTCTAATCATCGCAGGCTCTTGCAATAGTGGCACAGCTGGGCTTCAAGCAGATATAAAAACATGTGCTAGGCTTAATTGTTATAGTGCAACAGCGGTAACTTCTTTGGTCGCTGAGACTACGGACGCTGTAAAGAGTGTAGTTTGCTTAGAGCCTAGTTTTGTCAAAGATCAGCTAAATACGCTTGCGGAAGAATTTAGCTTTGATGCGATTAAGATAGGCATGTTATTTAGTGAGGAGATCATGGAGGTGGTGCGTGAGTTTTTACTAACTCAAAACACCAAAGTAGTGCTTGATCCAGTTTGTGTCTCAAAAAGCGGACACAAGCTTATAAAAGATAGTGCGGTGGCAAAACTAAAAGAGCTAATGAGCTTAGCAACGGTAACTACTCCAAATTTAGATGAGGCAAATGTGCTTTTTGGTGATGATTATAAAGATTTGCCTTGTGATGTTATCGTAAAGAAACATATCAGCGAAGATAGTAGTATAGACACACTTTATAAAAAAGATGGCTCACTAAGAAATTTTAAAACTCCACTTGTTAATCCGCTTGTAATGAGTGGAACCGGTTGTAGTTTCTCAACTGCACTTGCTTGCTTTTTAGCAAAGGGCAAGAGCTTAGAGGAGTCTATACAACTTTCAAAAGAGTATATTTGCTCTATCATAAAAGAGAGCATCGATACAAAACTTGGCAAAAATCGCCTACTTTGGCATGGAGCGAAGTAA
- the coaE gene encoding dephospho-CoA kinase (Dephospho-CoA kinase (CoaE) performs the final step in coenzyme A biosynthesis.), with translation MQKFPNAYVITGSIASGKSTAINLLKERGFSVIDADVIAHEQLEICKCEIVEVFKEQILDEAGKIDRQKLGAIVFNDLKKLKILEQILHPKIKEEILSRATKLERLGQVYFVDIPLFFEREDRYAEFKNVAVIYAPKELLLSRLMNRNGLSLNEAKARVELQMDIEQKRKKANFIIDNSGDKENLEQELEKFLRQICG, from the coding sequence TTGCAGAAATTTCCAAACGCTTATGTCATTACAGGCTCTATTGCTAGCGGTAAAAGTACGGCTATAAATTTACTAAAAGAACGAGGCTTTAGCGTGATTGATGCGGACGTGATCGCTCATGAGCAGCTTGAAATTTGTAAATGTGAGATAGTGGAAGTTTTTAAAGAGCAAATTTTAGACGAAGCTGGCAAGATCGATCGGCAAAAACTTGGTGCCATTGTTTTTAATGATCTAAAAAAATTAAAAATTTTAGAGCAAATTTTGCATCCAAAGATAAAGGAAGAAATTCTATCTCGCGCTACGAAGCTTGAGCGCTTGGGGCAGGTTTATTTTGTCGATATCCCTTTATTTTTTGAAAGAGAGGATCGCTACGCTGAGTTTAAAAATGTAGCCGTGATCTACGCACCAAAAGAGCTTTTGCTAAGTCGCCTAATGAACCGAAATGGGCTAAGCTTAAATGAAGCAAAAGCTAGAGTGGAGCTTCAGATGGATATCGAGCAAAAGCGAAAAAAGGCAAATTTCATCATAGATAACAGTGGCGATAAAGAAAATTTAGAGCAGGAATTAGAGAAATTTCTAAGGCAAATTTGCGGCTGA
- the dapF gene encoding diaminopimelate epimerase produces the protein MQVSKYNASGNDFVIFHTFLNKDRSELARQICSRTNGVGADGLIVLLPYEKGVKWEFYNSDGSYAAMCGNGSRAAARYAYLNGLVSSNEFALLTGSGEVMASVKEECVEVVLTSPKILSEPLNENGKTWYFYDTGVPHLVNFTQNLEEFDVKECRALRQKYNANVNLAKFEGEVLKVRTYERGVEDETLACGTGMAACFYGATLNLNAPQSLKVYPKSGEELGLRLESGKILFSGAVKHCFNTSIEI, from the coding sequence ATGCAAGTTTCAAAGTACAACGCTAGTGGCAACGATTTTGTCATATTTCATACATTTTTGAACAAAGATAGAAGCGAGCTAGCAAGGCAAATTTGTAGCCGAACAAACGGCGTGGGAGCTGATGGACTCATCGTGCTTTTGCCTTACGAAAAGGGCGTGAAATGGGAGTTTTACAACAGCGATGGAAGCTACGCTGCGATGTGTGGCAACGGCTCGCGTGCGGCTGCTAGATATGCCTATCTAAACGGCCTTGTAAGTTCAAACGAATTTGCTCTGCTAACTGGCAGTGGCGAGGTGATGGCAAGCGTGAAAGAGGAGTGCGTCGAGGTCGTGCTAACAAGTCCAAAAATTTTAAGCGAACCGCTAAATGAAAACGGCAAAACTTGGTATTTTTACGATACAGGCGTGCCTCACCTTGTAAATTTCACACAAAATTTAGAGGAATTTGACGTCAAAGAGTGCAGGGCGCTTCGTCAAAAATACAATGCAAATGTAAATTTAGCCAAATTTGAGGGCGAAGTTTTAAAGGTTAGAACCTACGAAAGGGGCGTAGAGGACGAGACGCTAGCTTGTGGCACTGGCATGGCGGCTTGCTTTTACGGCGCTACTTTAAATTTAAACGCACCACAAAGCCTAAAAGTCTATCCAAAAAGCGGTGAAGAGCTTGGCCTTAGACTAGAAAGCGGCAAAATTTTATTTAGCGGAGCGGTGAAACACTGCTTTAATACGAGTATTGAAATTTAG
- the rplT gene encoding 50S ribosomal protein L20 translates to MARVKTGVVRRRRHKKVLKLARGFFSARHKHFRKAKEQLERSLVYAYRDRRQKKRDFRRLWIVRINAACRLNDISYSRFINGLNKANIELDRKILADLAMNDAKAFAALAKQAKDALK, encoded by the coding sequence ATGGCAAGAGTAAAAACAGGCGTAGTTAGAAGAAGACGCCATAAGAAAGTTTTAAAGCTAGCACGTGGCTTTTTCAGTGCTAGACATAAACACTTTAGAAAAGCTAAAGAGCAACTAGAGAGAAGTTTAGTTTATGCATACCGCGACAGACGCCAGAAAAAACGCGATTTCAGACGTTTATGGATCGTTCGTATCAACGCAGCTTGCAGACTAAACGACATTAGCTATTCAAGATTTATCAACGGTTTAAACAAAGCTAACATAGAACTTGATAGAAAAATTTTAGCTGATCTAGCTATGAATGACGCGAAGGCATTTGCGGCACTTGCAAAACAAGCAAAAGATGCTTTGAAATAA
- a CDS encoding RDD family protein, whose translation MAKQKAKIAPIWARAKAFVIDLFIIGMPIFYATTYLVLDGKEAFLHNQIAIFSANSLISLIMCLFFSIKAQTPGYKAQEIYLINLKTGRKLSFFHTILRQICFAFAGFSILGLCLCFFRKDKLNLHDIITQSAAVQRSEG comes from the coding sequence TTGGCAAAGCAAAAGGCAAAAATCGCACCTATTTGGGCTAGAGCAAAGGCCTTCGTTATCGATCTTTTTATCATCGGTATGCCGATATTTTATGCGACAACATATCTTGTGCTTGATGGCAAAGAGGCATTTTTGCATAACCAAATTGCTATTTTTAGTGCAAATAGCTTGATCTCACTTATAATGTGCCTTTTTTTTAGCATAAAAGCACAAACTCCAGGCTACAAAGCACAAGAAATTTATCTAATAAACCTAAAAACCGGTAGAAAACTAAGCTTTTTTCACACCATCTTGCGCCAAATTTGCTTTGCCTTTGCTGGCTTTAGCATACTTGGACTTTGCCTTTGTTTTTTTAGAAAAGACAAACTAAATCTGCACGACATCATCACTCAATCAGCTGCCGTGCAAAGATCAGAGGGATAA
- the purM gene encoding phosphoribosylformylglycinamidine cyclo-ligase has product MISYKDAGVDIDAGNSFVEAIKPFVKSTQTPNVIGGIGSFSGAVRLPSGYKNPAILGATDGVGTKLRLAIDAKKFDGVGEDLVAMCVNDLICNFATPLFFLDYYATAKLEIESAKEVVKSIANGCKKAQCALIGGETAEMPSMYEKGDFDLAGFAVGIAEADEIDRSKFVKSGDVLVALPSSGLHSNGFSLARKVVSELGLKFDEKVGDKKLIDVLLEPTRIYVSDFLRLKDKITAMAHITGGGIVENLPRVFPAGLGAKVQKSVIKTPEIFKIIAQKVEDSEMMRAFNMGVGMILVVPKENVDAVLANSDGYVIGEVVNGKGVELV; this is encoded by the coding sequence ATGATAAGCTATAAAGATGCTGGAGTGGATATAGATGCTGGAAATAGCTTTGTTGAGGCGATAAAGCCTTTCGTAAAATCTACACAAACACCAAACGTTATAGGTGGCATTGGGTCATTTTCAGGAGCGGTCAGACTACCAAGCGGATATAAAAATCCAGCTATTTTGGGAGCGACTGATGGCGTTGGCACAAAGCTTCGCCTAGCTATCGACGCTAAGAAATTTGACGGCGTTGGCGAAGATCTAGTCGCAATGTGCGTAAATGACCTCATCTGCAACTTCGCCACACCGCTCTTTTTCCTAGACTACTACGCGACTGCAAAGCTTGAGATAGAGAGCGCCAAAGAGGTAGTAAAAAGCATCGCAAATGGTTGCAAAAAGGCTCAGTGCGCGCTGATCGGCGGTGAGACAGCCGAGATGCCATCGATGTATGAAAAAGGCGACTTTGACCTTGCTGGATTTGCCGTTGGTATTGCCGAGGCTGATGAGATCGACAGAAGCAAATTTGTAAAATCTGGTGACGTTTTAGTCGCGCTTCCAAGTAGTGGTCTACACTCAAATGGCTTCTCTCTTGCAAGAAAAGTGGTAAGCGAGCTTGGACTAAAATTTGATGAAAAAGTAGGCGATAAAAAGCTCATCGACGTACTTCTTGAGCCAACTAGAATTTACGTGAGCGACTTTTTAAGATTAAAAGATAAGATTACGGCAATGGCGCATATAACAGGTGGTGGCATAGTTGAAAACTTGCCTCGCGTCTTCCCTGCTGGACTTGGTGCAAAAGTACAAAAAAGCGTTATAAAAACGCCTGAAATTTTTAAAATCATCGCTCAAAAAGTAGAAGATAGCGAGATGATGAGAGCCTTTAACATGGGCGTTGGCATGATATTGGTTGTACCAAAAGAAAATGTTGATGCTGTCCTAGCAAATAGCGATGGCTACGTGATCGGTGAAGTAGTAAATGGTAAAGGCGTAGAGCTAGTTTAA
- the metE gene encoding 5-methyltetrahydropteroyltriglutamate--homocysteine S-methyltransferase — translation MIKSYVLGFPRIGEKRELKRALEGFWAGKEGFSEENLQETAKTLRQRHWKYQQDAGISAISVNDFSFYDLMLDNIIAFGATPPRFANLSGSEQYFACSRGNKNGVAMEMTKWFNTNYHYIVPELSSESKFSLKADKILNEYKEAKANGVKGKVNLIGPITFLALSKTTDGSCPFKHLDALVGEYKKLLEQISKLDDEILVQFDEPIFVTDKNESDLLPLITKVYNELTGVASNIKIVFATYFEHAIKAVSEVAKTKIYGIALDFIHGKRNFEALETIKNSHLTLFAGVIDGRNIWKSNIDEKVKLVREISEKIGGKDFYIGTSCSLLHVPYTLKYEENLNPEIKSWLSFAVEKLDEIKIITKLANGEKLDEAEAKIYEENKNAVKTRATSKLIHSESVQNRVKNLSKFERDEKFEDRIKIQRETLKYGILPTTTIGSFPQTVDLRVLRQNFKKGEIDAAAYEAGIKKYIDHCVKFQEDIGLDVLVHGEPERNDMVEYFGEQISGYAFSQNGWVQSYGSRCVKPPLLFGDVSRPEPMTVKWMKYAQSITKHVMKGMLTGPVTMLNWSFVRDDLPRSEVAKQLALCIYDEIADLQDAGIRVIQVDEAAFKEGYPLRAENIPAYEKFAVDCFKLSVSSAEAKTQIHTHMCYSEFNDIIKTIEAMDADVISIETARSGNELLKIFKAVGYKQEVGPGVYDIHSPRVPSVEEIVAQIKALLEVLPKEQLWINPDCGLKTRKWEEVEPSLKNMVEAVKIVRGL, via the coding sequence ATGATAAAAAGTTATGTTTTAGGTTTTCCAAGAATCGGAGAGAAAAGAGAGTTAAAGCGCGCATTAGAGGGCTTTTGGGCTGGCAAAGAGGGCTTTAGTGAAGAGAATTTGCAAGAGACTGCAAAGACGCTTCGCCAAAGACACTGGAAATATCAACAAGACGCTGGCATTTCGGCCATTAGCGTTAATGATTTTTCATTTTACGACCTAATGCTTGATAACATCATCGCTTTTGGCGCTACGCCTCCAAGATTTGCAAATTTAAGCGGTTCGGAGCAATATTTTGCTTGCTCAAGAGGCAACAAAAATGGCGTTGCGATGGAGATGACAAAGTGGTTTAACACAAACTACCACTACATCGTGCCAGAGCTTAGCAGCGAGAGCAAATTTAGCCTAAAAGCGGACAAAATTTTAAATGAATACAAAGAGGCGAAGGCTAACGGCGTAAAAGGCAAGGTAAATTTGATCGGCCCTATCACATTTTTAGCCCTTTCAAAGACGACTGACGGCAGCTGCCCATTTAAGCACCTTGACGCGCTTGTAGGCGAGTACAAAAAACTACTTGAGCAAATTTCTAAGCTTGATGATGAAATTTTAGTGCAGTTTGACGAGCCGATCTTTGTAACTGACAAAAATGAAAGCGACCTTTTGCCGCTTATCACAAAGGTTTATAACGAGCTAACAGGCGTTGCTAGCAACATCAAGATCGTGTTTGCGACATATTTTGAGCATGCGATCAAGGCAGTTAGCGAAGTGGCTAAAACTAAAATTTACGGCATCGCACTTGACTTCATCCACGGCAAGAGAAATTTCGAAGCACTTGAGACTATCAAAAACAGCCATTTGACGCTATTTGCTGGCGTGATCGACGGCAGAAATATCTGGAAAAGCAACATCGATGAAAAAGTAAAACTTGTTCGTGAAATTTCAGAGAAAATAGGCGGAAAAGACTTTTACATCGGCACTTCATGCTCACTTCTTCACGTGCCATACACTCTAAAATATGAAGAAAATTTAAACCCTGAGATCAAAAGCTGGCTAAGCTTTGCGGTTGAGAAGCTTGACGAGATCAAGATCATTACAAAACTAGCAAATGGTGAGAAGCTTGATGAGGCTGAGGCAAAAATTTACGAAGAGAACAAAAATGCTGTTAAAACTCGTGCTACTTCAAAGCTCATCCACTCTGAAAGTGTTCAAAACCGCGTTAAAAATTTAAGCAAATTTGAGCGTGATGAGAAATTTGAAGATCGTATCAAAATTCAACGTGAGACGCTAAAATACGGCATCTTGCCAACAACAACGATAGGCAGCTTCCCTCAAACAGTTGATCTTCGCGTACTTCGCCAAAATTTCAAAAAAGGCGAGATCGACGCGGCTGCTTATGAAGCAGGCATCAAAAAATATATCGATCACTGCGTGAAATTCCAAGAAGATATCGGCCTAGACGTGCTAGTACACGGCGAGCCAGAGAGAAACGACATGGTCGAGTACTTTGGCGAGCAGATTAGCGGATATGCATTTAGCCAAAATGGCTGGGTACAAAGCTACGGCAGCCGCTGCGTCAAGCCACCACTTCTCTTTGGTGACGTAAGCCGCCCAGAGCCGATGACTGTTAAGTGGATGAAATACGCTCAAAGTATCACAAAGCACGTGATGAAGGGCATGCTAACAGGTCCTGTGACTATGCTAAACTGGAGCTTTGTGCGTGACGATCTTCCAAGAAGCGAGGTGGCAAAACAGCTTGCACTTTGCATCTACGACGAGATCGCAGACCTTCAAGATGCTGGCATCAGAGTGATCCAAGTAGATGAGGCGGCGTTTAAAGAGGGCTATCCGCTAAGAGCTGAAAATATCCCAGCTTATGAGAAATTTGCGGTTGATTGCTTTAAGCTTTCAGTAAGCTCAGCTGAGGCAAAAACTCAGATCCACACGCATATGTGCTACTCTGAATTTAACGATATTATTAAGACTATCGAAGCTATGGATGCTGATGTTATCAGTATCGAGACCGCAAGAAGTGGTAACGAGCTACTTAAAATTTTCAAAGCCGTTGGCTACAAACAAGAGGTCGGACCTGGCGTTTACGACATCCACAGCCCACGCGTGCCAAGTGTCGAGGAGATCGTCGCTCAGATCAAAGCTCTGCTTGAAGTCTTGCCAAAAGAGCAGCTCTGGATCAACCCAGATTGTGGCCTAAAAACCAGAAAATGGGAAGAGGTCGAGCCAAGCCTTAAAAACATGGTAGAGGCCGTCAAAATCGTAAGAGGTCTATAA
- a CDS encoding DNA-binding protein has product MLKDKIINNESGIVLYGLTPPKAEFDEAKLKEIAAKWDKRITDVQADGLVLYEIQDESSRIKSERTFEFSDTLGPEIYYSKYLNLKTPSIFYRVANKYNESEFRANLAKSSSDINVFVGVASGKVESKMSLERAYEIARDEFKDLVVGGVCIAERHAKKGDEEQRMSQKAKMGAKFFISQAVFDINLAKNLLTSVAKSGLNLPIILTFTTCGTPKTLEFIKWLGISVDEKSEKRMLESDDFLATASQICLENFSELYEFAKKLGINIGVNIESVMAKRAEIEASLELTHKMREVF; this is encoded by the coding sequence ATGTTAAAAGATAAGATCATAAACAATGAAAGTGGCATAGTGCTTTATGGCCTAACGCCTCCAAAGGCTGAATTTGACGAGGCAAAGCTTAAAGAGATCGCTGCAAAATGGGATAAGAGGATCACAGACGTGCAGGCTGATGGCTTGGTGCTTTACGAGATCCAAGACGAAAGTAGCCGTATAAAAAGCGAGCGAACTTTTGAATTTAGCGATACATTAGGCCCTGAAATTTACTACTCAAAATACCTAAATTTAAAGACACCAAGCATCTTTTATAGAGTCGCAAACAAATATAATGAGAGCGAATTTAGAGCAAATTTAGCCAAAAGTAGTAGCGATATAAATGTCTTTGTCGGCGTTGCTTCTGGCAAGGTAGAGTCTAAAATGAGCCTAGAGCGTGCTTATGAGATCGCTAGAGATGAGTTTAAAGATCTTGTAGTTGGCGGTGTTTGCATAGCTGAGAGGCACGCAAAAAAGGGCGATGAAGAGCAAAGGATGAGCCAAAAGGCAAAAATGGGGGCAAAATTTTTCATCTCGCAGGCGGTTTTTGATATAAATTTGGCTAAAAATTTACTAACAAGCGTGGCAAAAAGCGGGCTAAATTTGCCTATTATCTTAACCTTTACGACTTGTGGCACGCCAAAAACACTAGAGTTCATCAAGTGGCTTGGCATAAGCGTTGATGAAAAGAGCGAGAAAAGGATGCTTGAAAGTGATGATTTTTTAGCCACGGCATCACAAATTTGCCTTGAAAATTTCTCAGAGCTTTATGAATTTGCTAAAAAGCTTGGCATAAATATTGGTGTCAATATAGAGAGCGTAATGGCAAAAAGAGCTGAGATAGAAGCGAGCCTAGAGCTAACGCATAAGATGAGAGAGGTGTTTTGA
- a CDS encoding response regulator transcription factor, whose amino-acid sequence MQEVLEILKKTSVLVVEDDNMARELIISGLKPYCEQVIGACNGQDGVEKFKKQGFDIVMSDIHMPVLNGFEMMNEMKRTKPHQKFIVFTSYDSDENLIKSMEEGAMLFLKKPIDMKDLRAMLISLSFERDEKLVYLSDEVSINLKREKIYKNGIEIYLSFLQNKIFWLFAYNLNKLVTYEMIEEFVYESDVSKAAIQNVILRLKRELGVKFKNISESGYILITKSE is encoded by the coding sequence ATGCAAGAAGTCTTAGAAATTTTAAAAAAGACATCCGTCTTGGTAGTCGAAGATGACAATATGGCAAGAGAGCTTATTATTAGCGGACTTAAACCTTATTGCGAACAGGTAATTGGTGCTTGCAATGGACAAGATGGCGTGGAGAAATTTAAAAAGCAAGGTTTTGATATTGTGATGAGCGATATTCACATGCCAGTGCTTAATGGCTTTGAGATGATGAATGAGATGAAACGTACAAAGCCGCACCAAAAATTTATCGTCTTTACCTCTTATGATAGCGATGAAAATTTGATAAAAAGCATGGAGGAAGGGGCGATGCTCTTTTTAAAAAAGCCTATTGATATGAAGGATCTTAGAGCAATGCTTATTAGTTTAAGTTTTGAACGAGATGAAAAGCTAGTTTATTTAAGCGATGAGGTGAGTATAAATTTAAAAAGAGAGAAAATTTATAAAAACGGCATTGAAATTTATCTTAGCTTTTTACAAAATAAGATATTTTGGCTCTTTGCTTATAATCTAAATAAGCTAGTTACTTATGAGATGATAGAAGAATTTGTCTATGAAAGCGATGTTAGCAAGGCAGCTATCCAAAATGTAATACTTCGTCTAAAGCGTGAGCTTGGTGTGAAATTTAAAAATATCAGTGAGAGTGGATATATTTTAATCACAAAATCTGAATGA